The sequence GCGAAACCGTGCAGGGAGACGGCGTACATGTTGCTGCCGCAGATATGGAGGGCTGCCGGGTCGTCACAGAGGGTCGAGGTGACGTGGAGTGCCGAGGATTCGGAGATCCCCTCGAACATCCAGTAGTCCCGCTGCGGCTCGTCCGGCACCGGGGCCGGGAGGGTGGCCCCCGACCCTGCAAGTGTGTACCCGGCTATGGCGAGACACAGTTCGCTGGTGCCCTCCTCGATGCCACCACCGTGCGGCGCGATGATCACCGTACTGCGGATGGGTTCGCTGCCGGCGCTCGCGTTGTCGATGAGTTCGTGCGGGGGCGTCCGGCGGAAGCGACGCGCCCAGTGCGTCCCTTCCTTGTGGATCTTGCTGTTGTACAGCTCGGTGTTCGAGGTGTACCCCGCCGTGGCCGCGGCAGCGGTACGTCCCCGGCCTGCCAGGTCGTTCAACAGGGGCAGGCCGGCCACGGCTGCCGCAGAGGTCAGGATGGTACGGCGACTGGTCAATTTCATCAGATGATCATCTCACCCTGAACACCACTGCCCGCCTGCGGAGCGACGCCGGACCTCGGCCGAAGAGACCGAACTCGGCGAGGCCACAAGGGATTCGAGGAAGGGAACGGCCTGATCGCTCGCCCGGCTCGAATCCGTCACCGGCTGGTCCCGGCCCGCACCCGGAGCGCGGCACCGCCGGGCTCGTCCAGAGGCCGCCGACGCCACGCCCGGATCGCTCCCAGGTGACGGCGACAGCACCGCCGGGCTCACCGTGGGGCTGGAGGCCGCGATCGGGTCAGGCCGCCTACGCCTTGGTTGCCCGGTCGTAGGCGGCCACCGCCCGCTCGAGAAACGCCGCCACCGTGGCCTGCTCCTGGGCTGTCATGGACTCAGCGATCTCGCCGATGCCCACGACAAGG is a genomic window of Streptomyces sp. NBC_01237 containing:
- a CDS encoding poly-gamma-glutamate hydrolase family protein; this encodes MKLTSRRTILTSAAAVAGLPLLNDLAGRGRTAAAATAGYTSNTELYNSKIHKEGTHWARRFRRTPPHELIDNASAGSEPIRSTVIIAPHGGGIEEGTSELCLAIAGYTLAGSGATLPAPVPDEPQRDYWMFEGISESSALHVTSTLCDDPAALHICGSNMYAVSLHGFAGDTTRKVLIGGKDTRLKQNLQATFARHYGESDAARTVEVVIAGPDDPLDGDDPKNIVNRTRTGAGAQLEISRALRSAMFGDFTNGPSRRSTAGVGTGHEGYFWNGFVKAVREAVNDHERGVISVP